TCTACTTCTTCATCATGACCAAGTTCTTCCTCAACGATTTCGGTGCAAAGTTCGATACATTCATCACAGATGTACACGCCTGGTCCAGCGACCAACTTGCGTACCTGCTCCTGAGATTTACCGCAAAAAGAGCATTTCAATTGCCCTTTCTCATCGTTAAATTTAAACATGAAACCACCCCTTTAGGAATTGATCGGTCTACTGAGCACCTGGTCAATAATGCCGTACGTCTTAGCTTCTTCAGCGCTCATGAAGAAGTCACGGTCGGTATCCCGCTCAATTTTCTCAAGAGGCTGACCCGTACGATCGACGTATATTTGATTCAGTTTCTGACGTGTTTTAATAATCCATTCTGCGTGTATCTTAATATCCGCAGCCTGTCCTTGAATGCCGCCAAGCGGCTGATGAATCATTACTTCGCTATTTGTCAGCGCATATCTCTTGCCAGGTGCACCGGCTGTCAGCAATAACGAGCCCATGCTTGCTGCCATCCCTACGCAAATGGTAGATACATCCGGCTTGATAAATTGCATCGTATCGTATATACCCATCCCTGCGGTGACAGAACCACCAGGTGAGTTAATGTACAAGCTGATATCCTTCTCAGGATCGTCGGCTGCCAAAAACAAAAGCTGTGCTATGACAAGATTGGCTACATCGTCATCAATCGCACTGGTTAGAAAGATAATGCGATCTTTCAGCAAACGTGAATATATATCGTAAGACCGCTCGCCTCGATTGGTTTGTTCTATAACCATTGGCACCAGACTCATGAGACCAACCTCTTTTCTACATGTAATTAGACATAGGCCACCTGTAAAGCAAACCCAAATTCATTCTACCACTTTCCTGTGACAATGTCATTTTTCACAAGAGGGGTCAGACATCAATTTGTTTACTTTTTTAGCCTGATCATATTTAACCATGTTTTCTATGTATGTGCAAATTGAAGCCATCCTATGCCGTCTTGCCGTTTTTTATTTGCATGAAGTACATAGGTATGTATAAAGTGTACGCGGATCAATAAAATTAGTATCCATCCATATAATTACTTCATTTTCTATAAAATGGATGTCATAATTTAAAAATAAGGCACGCAATAATTCACGTGCCTTATCGTTTATTCAACTGACAAGTTGATAACAGCTTGTCTTATTTTTCGTCAGCTTCTGCAACAACTTCTTCAGCTGGAGCTTCAACTGGTTCAACAACTGTGCTGTTCTCAACAAGAACGTCAATCGTTTTACGCAGTTTAACTTCATCGCGAAGGCTGTCCAGGGAACCATTACCTTCGAGGATGCCACGGATCTCATCAGCAGGACGCTTGTAAGATTCAGCCATTTTCTCGAGTTCTTGATTCACTTCTTCGTCAGATACTTCAATGTTTTCCGCTTTACCTACAGCTTCAAGCACCAGGTTGTTGCGAACACGTTTGGAAGCATCTTCTTGCATTTGCCCTCTCAGGTCAGCTTGAGTCTGGCCAGAGAAGCTCAGGAACATTTCAAGGTTCATACCTTGGTTGCGCAGACGGTTGTCGAAATCACGCATCATGTTTTGTACTTCGCTCTCAACCATTGCAGCAGGAATGTCCACTTCAGCGTTCTCAGCCACTTTTTCTACAACTGCATTTTCTTGTGCAGCTTTGGCTTCGTCAGCTTTACGGGATTCCAATTGTGTTTTCAGGTCAGCTTTGTACTCTTCAAGAGTGTCGAATTCGCTAACATCTTTAGCAAACTCATCATCCAATGCAGGAAGTTGTTTGCGTTTGATTTCGTGAATTTTCACTTTGAATACCGCTTGTTTGCCAGCAAGTTCTGCTGCATGGTAGCTCTCTGGGAAAGTCACTTCTACGTCTTTGAAGTCACCTGTGGACAGACCCACAACTTGTTCTTCAAATCCAGGAATGAATGTGTTGGAACCCAGTTCCAGGGAATAACGCTCAGCTTGTCCACCTTCGAAAGGTACACCATCAACGGAACCGTCGAAGTCGATTACTGCAACGTCGCCATTAGCAGCGGAACCTTCGTCAATTACAACGAGTTCAGCGTGACGTTGTTGAAGACGCTCAAGTTCTTCAGCCACTTCTGCGTCAGTTACTTCACCTTTTGCTACAGCAACTTCGATTCCTTTGTAGTCACCCAGGGTAACTTCTGGTTTCACAGTTACTTTTGCTTTGAACTTGAATGTTTGTCCTTTAGCAAATTGTTCAACATCTACGTCAGGACGATCAACCGGGAAGATATCCGTTTGGTCGATTGCTTCTGTATAAGCTTCAGGAAGCAAAATGTCGATTGCTTCTTGATAAAGGCTCTCTACACCAAAACGTGCTTCGAAGATGGAACGTGGTACTTTACCTTTACGGAATCCAGGTACGTTTGCTTGTTTAACCACTTTATTAAAAGCTTTGTCCAGTGCTGCAGTTACACGATCTGCATCCACTTCAACCTCAAGAACCCCAAGGTTCTTCTCTATCTTTTCCCAAGTTGCTTTCATTGTATACTTTCCCCTCCAAAATTCACATGTTCACGTAGGCAATCACGTACAAAATAACCATTTTAGTATAAACAAGATTAGATTCTTTTTCAAGGGGAATCCCTTGATACAGTTTAAGGAAAACGTTTCCGGCCTCGATTAACCATCCAAACCGGCAGATACGAACTGTTTCATGGAACGATAAGCCTGCTCCAGTCGAAAGCGCATCGCGCCTGTCACAGCATACATTGAGCGGGTATTCTCCTCATCATGCGAACCACCCAGACTGTCTGCAACGGTCATATGTAGAGCTGCTGCCCATATATCTGTCATGGAATCATTTTCTTCCAGCATCGATACATAATCACGGGTTCCATACACCGCCATGACATATTGTATCCACAGTTCCTGGGCAAAATAAAAGAGCGTAGGTTCATGAACCTCCGTCTGATCTGCCACTCGTTCCAGAATCTGAACGATTTGGAGCGGGAATTCCTCTGGTCTAAGAGGCACGGTGTCGATCTCGACTTCAACCTGCTCTTCGCCTCTCGTAAACAGGATCATACCTTGAACACCTCGGCGACGCAAGGTTTGCAGCACCCGGAATTGAAGCAGAGGGTGAAGCGACTTATCTTTTAACCAACTCGTAAGTGCCTCGTCAATCTTCGGTAGATCAAGATAGGCCAGCTGCTCCAAAGCCAGCATCGTCTGTTCAGACAGCGGCTCCTCCATTACTGTGCGAAGCATCTTATCTGCATAACCATCATCCTGTTCAAGCTTCATTCGGGCATGCTGCCGTGCCATGTCTTCCTCACAAATCTCTTCTTCCTCTTCTCGTTCTTCAAGAACGGTAGGCGAGGTTTCTTCATATTGAGGAAACGCAGCCTGAAGCCATTCGAGCAGAGCCCGCCATTCATCATAGTGGCGCTCTTCCTGTCCCTGACATTGCAGCAAAAAGTGAAGCAATTTCATCGCTTCACCATACCGTTCATTTTCAAGCATAACTGTCAATTGAATCTGGTAATAGTCCAGCGTCTTAGGAAACAGCACAATATTGTTGTTATGCTCGGTTTCCGGGGTCGTGGATTCCTTAATGGGAGCACCTCCTCTATATCCTGAATCTCCAGTCGGAATCAACATAAATAGATGTATATATTAAAACGATTGTCGATCTATTTTCTGAGTTCTCCTGATATTCTAACATA
This Paenibacillus xylanexedens DNA region includes the following protein-coding sequences:
- the clpP gene encoding ATP-dependent Clp endopeptidase proteolytic subunit ClpP, with amino-acid sequence MSLVPMVIEQTNRGERSYDIYSRLLKDRIIFLTSAIDDDVANLVIAQLLFLAADDPEKDISLYINSPGGSVTAGMGIYDTMQFIKPDVSTICVGMAASMGSLLLTAGAPGKRYALTNSEVMIHQPLGGIQGQAADIKIHAEWIIKTRQKLNQIYVDRTGQPLEKIERDTDRDFFMSAEEAKTYGIIDQVLSRPINS
- the tig gene encoding trigger factor, which translates into the protein MKATWEKIEKNLGVLEVEVDADRVTAALDKAFNKVVKQANVPGFRKGKVPRSIFEARFGVESLYQEAIDILLPEAYTEAIDQTDIFPVDRPDVDVEQFAKGQTFKFKAKVTVKPEVTLGDYKGIEVAVAKGEVTDAEVAEELERLQQRHAELVVIDEGSAANGDVAVIDFDGSVDGVPFEGGQAERYSLELGSNTFIPGFEEQVVGLSTGDFKDVEVTFPESYHAAELAGKQAVFKVKIHEIKRKQLPALDDEFAKDVSEFDTLEEYKADLKTQLESRKADEAKAAQENAVVEKVAENAEVDIPAAMVESEVQNMMRDFDNRLRNQGMNLEMFLSFSGQTQADLRGQMQEDASKRVRNNLVLEAVGKAENIEVSDEEVNQELEKMAESYKRPADEIRGILEGNGSLDSLRDEVKLRKTIDVLVENSTVVEPVEAPAEEVVAEADEK